Proteins encoded in a region of the Pirellulaceae bacterium genome:
- a CDS encoding CotH kinase family protein has product MMTHFATRRCTKRLRGEILETRNLLTGVPIITEFMASNQAVLLDGSSPPESPDWIELYNPGDQSIDLKDWYLTDDPSDLTKWKFPKTPLAAEEYRVVFASGNGNPDRLGNLHTNFRLRASAEYLGLVKPDGVTVVSQFGSNTSNYPAQVTDVSYGRMMTPLQETFVSFDADARFLAPTSEIDSGWTQPNFEDTPDQTEWSFVKSPVGFGSSDHLQSLINSDLESTMRDVSGSSLLRFPFEVADPLAFDTLSFRIAFDDGFAAYLNGRPIAAQHAPDSPTHDSSASDEHEAIGKSFVFDSSQRAVWYSFEDGGGQAITDQLSDDGRQSPLFNSGGSVDIKQERAAFGDRSLRLPGSPGPPNIFNRLQIPDTSNLGNRFTLAAHVNAADRFQRLFSNYNGTGEVAAERILFDFDPTGNAIPGVRLIIGNRGVVQTETVPPQLREDGYHHFAATYEDGAVQLYLDGELIAAGQLGSGPLAMPLDLFLAEDPHDGGGTANEQLSGNLDDVLILKDVVLSPTDLELLARDGAASFFESTNRDAIFETFDVSDHLDALQSGTNTLAIHGLNISADDADFFIAPELNGGMAPERFAPGYFAEPTPAEVNGFPLKGIVQTVRASHQRGFYEKGFELDLTSDTLGATLIYTTDGSQPTTTNGILIEAANPQSAPRARLSIETTTNLRAIAIKEDFYPAAPITHTYVFLTDVLQQPKTPEGLPKRWGRSRADYEMDPEIVNQSPYRETIFDDLQSLPSVSLTIDQEDFFGDSGIYANTLRRGRAWERPVSVEYFDPLNNDQFQIDAGLRVHGGYSREPAATPQHSLRMYFRSEYGEGKLRFPLFSDSDVSVFDSLVLNAQSSDNWTSINITTGRIAQFMRDQWAQDIQREMGQPHVPGKYVHVYINGLYWGLYGLMERPDDDFSAAHFGGTDDEYDVIVDENANSGNLSVWHELLRRSRQQDYEGVSELLDIDNFIDYMIINIFMGNWDWPDHNWNAVRRRAEGEKFKFLIWDAEVGLGIDVNVPGPTKGQVLDVDLAGRRADVGTGDIRNGPGEIYANLKSNPAFRLSFADRLQKHLFNDGALNTSQAAKVYQTRSDEIEAGLVGQAARWGDVRRRRPDVPDGVWADERDWILNHFFVERPAIVLEDFQDETLYPPLSAPEFNQHGGPIPLGFMLAIDHQTDASSVLLTLDGSDPRLANGEIAANAIRYDQPLRIQATTTVKSRAWLAGEWSALNEASFRVESLPGDFTNDGLVNQLDIASMCLAIRTNDQAKDLTRDGLTNHEDLFYLVEQIIGSPVGDVNLDGKFNSTDLVQIFQHGEYEDGRIKNSSWTTGDWNCDGEFDSTDLVFAFQRDGFSR; this is encoded by the coding sequence ATGATGACACACTTTGCGACGCGACGATGTACGAAACGCCTTCGTGGTGAAATCCTGGAAACCCGAAATTTGTTGACTGGGGTTCCCATCATCACGGAATTCATGGCGAGCAATCAAGCTGTGTTGCTTGATGGCTCATCCCCGCCTGAGTCTCCAGACTGGATCGAACTTTACAATCCGGGTGACCAATCGATCGATTTGAAAGATTGGTATCTCACGGACGATCCTTCCGATCTAACAAAATGGAAATTTCCCAAGACACCTCTTGCTGCGGAGGAATATCGAGTCGTGTTTGCTTCGGGGAACGGAAACCCTGATCGCCTGGGCAATCTACACACCAATTTTCGCTTGCGGGCCTCGGCAGAATACCTGGGACTGGTAAAACCAGACGGAGTGACTGTGGTTAGTCAGTTCGGATCGAACACAAGCAATTATCCGGCACAAGTGACGGATGTTTCCTACGGGCGAATGATGACACCGTTACAGGAAACATTCGTTTCATTTGACGCGGATGCTCGTTTCCTGGCACCCACCTCAGAAATCGACAGCGGCTGGACTCAACCCAACTTTGAAGATACACCCGACCAGACCGAATGGTCATTCGTCAAGTCGCCGGTAGGATTCGGTAGCTCCGATCATCTCCAATCACTAATCAACAGTGACTTGGAATCAACCATGCGCGACGTGAGCGGATCAAGCTTGCTTCGATTTCCATTTGAAGTCGCTGACCCGCTCGCATTCGATACGCTCTCATTCCGGATAGCCTTCGACGACGGTTTCGCCGCCTATTTAAATGGAAGACCCATTGCCGCTCAACATGCGCCAGACTCACCCACTCATGACTCTTCTGCCAGTGATGAACACGAAGCGATAGGAAAGAGCTTTGTGTTCGACTCATCACAACGTGCTGTGTGGTATTCCTTTGAGGATGGTGGTGGGCAAGCCATCACTGACCAGCTATCCGATGATGGCCGCCAGTCACCCTTATTTAACAGCGGAGGCAGTGTCGACATCAAACAGGAGCGAGCTGCGTTTGGAGATCGATCGTTGAGATTACCCGGGTCGCCTGGTCCACCCAACATTTTCAATCGACTGCAAATCCCCGACACGAGCAACTTAGGTAATCGGTTTACCTTGGCGGCACACGTCAACGCGGCGGACCGTTTTCAACGCCTTTTTTCAAATTACAACGGTACCGGTGAAGTTGCAGCCGAACGAATCCTGTTCGATTTTGATCCAACTGGCAATGCAATTCCAGGCGTGCGACTGATTATTGGAAATCGAGGAGTGGTACAAACAGAGACGGTCCCGCCCCAATTGCGTGAGGATGGATATCACCACTTCGCCGCCACCTATGAGGACGGTGCCGTGCAGCTCTATCTCGACGGGGAGCTAATCGCGGCGGGCCAGCTGGGCAGCGGACCGCTCGCCATGCCGCTCGATCTATTCCTGGCTGAAGACCCCCACGACGGTGGTGGAACGGCCAACGAACAGCTGTCTGGTAATCTTGATGACGTGCTAATTTTGAAAGACGTGGTACTCTCACCAACAGATCTCGAACTGCTGGCGAGGGACGGAGCCGCATCCTTTTTTGAATCGACAAATCGTGATGCCATCTTTGAGACATTCGATGTGAGCGATCATCTCGACGCGTTGCAAAGCGGAACGAACACGCTGGCGATTCATGGCCTAAATATTTCCGCCGACGATGCGGATTTCTTTATCGCTCCGGAGTTGAACGGCGGCATGGCGCCAGAACGATTCGCACCCGGTTATTTCGCCGAACCCACACCAGCTGAGGTTAATGGTTTCCCGTTGAAAGGAATTGTTCAAACCGTCAGAGCCAGCCATCAGCGAGGATTCTACGAAAAGGGGTTCGAACTCGATTTGACCAGCGACACGCTTGGTGCGACGTTGATCTACACAACTGACGGAAGTCAGCCGACCACAACCAATGGAATCCTCATCGAAGCGGCCAACCCACAGTCGGCCCCTCGAGCTCGGTTATCCATCGAAACCACGACCAATCTTCGTGCAATCGCCATCAAGGAAGACTTTTATCCTGCCGCGCCTATCACCCACACTTATGTATTCCTGACGGATGTTCTTCAGCAACCTAAAACTCCCGAGGGACTACCGAAGCGCTGGGGTCGATCAAGGGCAGACTATGAAATGGACCCTGAGATTGTTAATCAGTCGCCGTATCGCGAGACCATTTTCGATGACCTGCAATCTTTACCATCCGTTTCACTGACGATCGATCAAGAAGACTTCTTTGGAGACAGCGGGATTTATGCAAATACGCTCCGTCGAGGACGAGCCTGGGAGCGACCTGTTTCTGTCGAATACTTCGACCCCCTCAACAATGACCAATTTCAAATTGACGCTGGATTAAGAGTCCACGGGGGTTATTCGCGCGAACCGGCTGCAACCCCACAACATTCCTTGCGTATGTACTTCCGCAGCGAATACGGTGAGGGCAAGCTACGCTTCCCGTTGTTCAGCGATTCTGACGTATCCGTGTTTGATTCATTGGTTCTCAACGCACAATCGAGTGACAACTGGACCAGCATCAACATCACGACTGGCCGCATCGCACAATTCATGCGGGACCAATGGGCACAGGATATACAACGAGAAATGGGGCAACCGCACGTCCCTGGAAAATATGTTCATGTCTACATCAACGGGCTGTATTGGGGCCTCTACGGTTTAATGGAACGGCCGGACGATGACTTTTCGGCTGCGCATTTCGGAGGCACCGATGACGAGTATGACGTGATCGTTGACGAAAACGCCAATAGCGGCAATTTGTCGGTTTGGCATGAACTGTTGCGGCGCTCGAGGCAACAGGATTATGAAGGCGTTTCCGAATTGCTGGACATCGACAATTTCATCGACTATATGATCATCAATATCTTCATGGGTAATTGGGATTGGCCAGACCACAATTGGAATGCGGTACGGCGACGGGCCGAGGGCGAGAAATTTAAATTTCTCATCTGGGACGCCGAAGTCGGGCTTGGTATCGACGTTAATGTCCCGGGACCCACCAAGGGGCAAGTGCTGGACGTTGACTTAGCGGGACGCCGCGCAGATGTTGGAACGGGCGATATTCGCAATGGTCCCGGTGAGATCTATGCGAACCTGAAAAGTAATCCTGCATTTCGCTTGAGTTTCGCAGACCGTCTGCAAAAACATTTATTTAACGATGGCGCGTTAAACACATCACAAGCTGCCAAAGTCTACCAAACACGATCCGATGAAATCGAAGCTGGCTTGGTCGGCCAAGCTGCACGCTGGGGCGATGTACGCCGCAGACGCCCCGATGTGCCCGACGGTGTGTGGGCAGATGAACGAGACTGGATCCTCAACCATTTCTTTGTCGAACGTCCCGCCATCGTTTTAGAAGATTTCCAGGATGAAACGCTTTATCCTCCGTTATCTGCGCCGGAATTCAATCAACACGGAGGTCCCATTCCACTCGGTTTCATGCTGGCCATAGATCATCAAACAGATGCATCCTCTGTCCTTCTAACGCTCGACGGATCGGACCCACGTCTCGCTAATGGTGAGATCGCCGCGAACGCAATCCGTTACGATCAACCTCTCCGAATCCAAGCAACCACGACGGTCAAATCTCGTGCTTGGCTTGCAGGAGAATGGTCCGCGCTAAATGAAGCATCGTTCCGCGTCGAATCTTTACCGGGTGATTTCACCAATGATGGGTTGGTCAACCAACTCGATATCGCGAGTATGTGTCTGGCAATTCGCACAAATGACCAAGCCAAAGATTTGACGCGAGACGGGCTGACCAATCACGAAGACCTTTTCTATCTGGTCGAGCAAATCATTGGATCTCCCGTTGGCGACGTCAATCTTGATGGAAAATTCAACTCGACAGATCTCGTGCAAATCTTTCAGCATGGCGAATACGAGGATGGCCGGATTAAGAATTCTTCCTGGACCACCGGTGACTGGAATTGTGACGGCGAATTTGATTCAACCGATCTCGTATTTGCTTTTCAGCGAGATGGATTTTCGCGATAA
- a CDS encoding sialidase family protein, which produces MRWCFPVVSVCFLLSVSAAELPTFRGASSGVLRAITLPTVDISGQVKRHSFVARGTKEIYQGHCDTVLLPDGKTMFAAWCLGHAQWIGPIARSGDGGLSWSKPLPVPENWNETSNTPTLHRLVGVDGRSRLFCFADGLDWSRGGEPPYPMHQAVSEDGGMSWSPMSPNGVQGEVPPKTIHRFDDGARLVMWSDLPGFVVQAESGDGGLTWSDAVKILRVPSRWSQPCVVRSPDGKRCLMLLRENSRRFQSLFSLSEDDARTWSEPRELPAALTGDRHVAKFGLDGRLVVAMRDRAKTSLTYGHYVAWIGHFEDLLHGGEGQCRIKLLHNAARGEDTPPGTGNADCGYSDLERLADGTFVATTYIKYGQGPEKNSVVCTRFKLSEIDLALQAKSSRATPGCAID; this is translated from the coding sequence ATGAGATGGTGTTTCCCTGTTGTCAGTGTGTGCTTCTTGCTTTCGGTGTCGGCAGCCGAGTTACCGACTTTCCGTGGTGCGTCATCTGGGGTGCTCCGTGCCATCACTCTGCCAACGGTTGATATTTCCGGTCAAGTCAAAAGGCACAGTTTTGTCGCGCGAGGAACGAAAGAAATTTATCAGGGACACTGCGACACGGTGTTGTTGCCGGATGGGAAGACGATGTTTGCGGCTTGGTGCCTCGGGCACGCGCAGTGGATTGGACCGATTGCGCGCAGCGGTGACGGTGGTCTCAGTTGGTCGAAGCCGCTTCCAGTCCCAGAGAATTGGAACGAAACGTCAAATACGCCTACGTTACATCGACTTGTCGGTGTCGATGGCCGCTCGCGTTTATTCTGCTTTGCGGATGGACTCGATTGGAGTCGGGGTGGCGAACCACCCTACCCCATGCATCAAGCTGTTTCCGAAGATGGTGGAATGAGTTGGTCACCGATGAGTCCGAACGGTGTTCAGGGCGAAGTGCCACCCAAGACAATTCATCGTTTCGATGATGGAGCTCGGCTGGTCATGTGGTCGGATCTCCCGGGCTTCGTCGTGCAAGCGGAATCTGGTGATGGAGGCTTGACCTGGAGCGACGCGGTAAAGATTCTTCGTGTCCCATCGCGCTGGAGCCAGCCATGCGTGGTTCGCTCGCCGGATGGAAAGCGATGTTTGATGCTCTTGCGAGAAAACTCACGCCGATTTCAGTCGCTGTTTTCATTGAGCGAAGATGACGCGAGAACCTGGAGCGAACCTCGGGAGTTGCCGGCTGCCTTGACCGGGGATCGCCACGTGGCAAAGTTCGGCTTAGACGGTCGTCTCGTTGTCGCGATGAGAGACCGAGCAAAAACTAGTTTGACTTATGGACACTATGTTGCTTGGATAGGTCATTTTGAGGATTTGCTGCATGGAGGAGAGGGGCAGTGCCGAATAAAGCTGCTTCATAATGCGGCCCGCGGCGAAGACACCCCGCCTGGCACGGGTAACGCCGATTGTGGCTATTCTGACTTGGAGCGATTAGCGGATGGAACCTTTGTCGCAACGACGTACATCAAATATGGCCAGGGGCCTGAAAAGAATTCTGTCGTTTGCACTCGATTCAAGTTAAGTGAAATTGATTTGGCCCTGCAGGCCAAATCGAGCAGGGCAACGCCGGGTTGTGCGATTGATTGA
- a CDS encoding VCBS repeat-containing protein, protein MLRRMVLIALTAMNFDSIRRSSLRWIVILVVLVGYGTGCSRDATVKSEPIPEQANISDTRSVSKASSLSSIPGSSYERYLTPFKQDLDREDPTADGWNTEAFSESAMSQLKALAHLIESQATVAGNQMKGFVSDGFECGPLRPSNLKTVFDDSPLEVRRSDSPASENRNESFQSADGLARALNQLRAGIGNDGLHVHFKLVRVELAENSAQTVAYYQLGGQGKEGAIQQSGVWLCDWMVSSSQTPRLKSIAVQEYEEVISRSGHGTLFQDCTETVLGRVPSFQKQMRAGVDHWGSTLDRRLGLDFVALHGIAIGDADGDGLDDVFVCEPGGLPNRLYLHKEDGTARDVSAVAEVDYLDATRSALFLDLDNDGDQDLVIASERFVIFMANDGFGRFYQRSAFRTPSAVVSLAASDYDLDGDLDIYVCGYFTLEDAAEGTIGLGNPIPFHDANNGARNLLFRNEGEWKYVDVTKQVGLDQDNTRFSLAAAWEDYDSDGDPDLYVANDYGRNCLYRNDQGQFVNVAAAAGVEDISAGMSVSWGDYNQDGYPDIYVSNMFSSAGNRIAYQRQFKRDAASTTRDDYRRFARGNTLFENTGQGTFRDVTVPMGVTMGRWAWSSNFVDINNDGWEDLVVTNGMLTREDDNGDL, encoded by the coding sequence ATGCTCCGACGGATGGTATTAATTGCGTTGACCGCGATGAATTTCGATTCGATTCGAAGATCTTCGCTGCGTTGGATTGTGATCCTTGTCGTGTTGGTGGGGTATGGCACGGGTTGCTCGCGGGATGCGACGGTGAAAAGCGAACCGATTCCGGAACAAGCAAATATTTCTGACACTCGTTCCGTATCCAAAGCGTCTTCGCTGTCTTCGATTCCCGGTTCGTCCTACGAACGGTACCTAACACCTTTTAAGCAAGATTTGGATCGTGAAGATCCGACCGCAGACGGTTGGAATACCGAGGCCTTTAGCGAATCAGCCATGTCACAACTAAAAGCCTTGGCTCATTTGATCGAGAGTCAGGCGACAGTCGCTGGGAATCAAATGAAAGGCTTTGTTAGCGATGGATTCGAATGTGGACCCTTGCGTCCCTCGAATCTAAAGACGGTCTTTGATGATTCGCCCCTTGAGGTGCGTCGTTCCGACTCACCGGCGTCAGAAAATCGTAACGAGTCGTTTCAATCAGCCGATGGCTTGGCGCGAGCGCTGAATCAACTCAGAGCGGGCATTGGGAACGATGGTCTGCATGTCCACTTTAAACTTGTGCGAGTTGAGCTTGCTGAGAATAGCGCGCAAACGGTGGCCTATTACCAATTGGGGGGTCAAGGTAAGGAAGGAGCGATTCAGCAGTCTGGAGTTTGGCTCTGTGACTGGATGGTTTCCTCCAGTCAAACACCACGCTTGAAATCGATTGCGGTCCAAGAGTATGAGGAGGTCATTTCTCGCAGTGGTCATGGAACCTTGTTTCAAGATTGTACCGAGACCGTCTTGGGCCGGGTGCCAAGTTTTCAGAAGCAAATGCGAGCTGGTGTGGACCACTGGGGATCCACCCTGGACCGCAGACTTGGACTGGATTTTGTGGCCCTGCATGGGATTGCCATTGGTGATGCCGATGGAGATGGTCTCGATGATGTGTTTGTGTGTGAACCCGGTGGGCTGCCCAACCGCTTGTATCTGCACAAAGAGGACGGGACGGCACGTGATGTATCGGCCGTCGCAGAGGTCGATTATCTCGATGCAACTCGCTCTGCATTATTTCTCGATCTGGATAATGATGGGGATCAGGATCTGGTGATCGCTTCCGAACGGTTCGTTATTTTTATGGCAAACGATGGATTCGGCAGATTCTATCAACGATCGGCTTTTCGGACGCCTTCTGCTGTCGTGTCGTTGGCTGCTTCCGACTATGACCTGGATGGTGACCTCGATATTTATGTTTGCGGCTACTTCACGCTGGAAGATGCCGCGGAAGGCACGATTGGACTTGGCAACCCGATTCCCTTTCACGATGCCAATAATGGCGCTCGTAATCTTCTGTTTCGTAATGAGGGTGAGTGGAAGTACGTTGACGTAACTAAACAGGTCGGACTGGATCAGGACAACACTCGGTTTAGCCTTGCCGCCGCCTGGGAAGATTATGACAGCGACGGCGATCCCGACCTGTACGTTGCCAATGATTACGGTCGAAACTGCCTTTATCGCAACGATCAGGGGCAGTTTGTTAACGTTGCAGCTGCAGCTGGCGTGGAAGATATTTCGGCTGGCATGTCCGTCAGTTGGGGTGATTATAACCAGGATGGTTATCCGGACATCTACGTGAGTAATATGTTTTCATCGGCAGGTAATCGCATTGCCTATCAGCGTCAATTTAAACGCGATGCAGCATCGACAACGCGCGATGATTATCGTCGTTTTGCACGAGGAAATACGCTGTTCGAAAATACTGGTCAAGGAACCTTCCGTGACGTTACGGTACCCATGGGCGTGACGATGGGGCGTTGGGCGTGGTCTTCGAACTTTGTGGACATCAATAATGATGGTTGGGAAGACCTGGTGGTCACCAACGGGATGCTCACACGGGAAGATGACAACGGTGATTTGTGA
- a CDS encoding PEP-CTERM sorting domain-containing protein (PEP-CTERM proteins occur, often in large numbers, in the proteomes of bacteria that also encode an exosortase, a predicted intramembrane cysteine proteinase. The presence of a PEP-CTERM domain at a protein's C-terminus predicts cleavage within the sorting domain, followed by covalent anchoring to some some component of the (usually Gram-negative) cell surface. Many PEP-CTERM proteins exhibit an unusual sequence composition that includes large numbers of potential glycosylation sites. Expression of one such protein has been shown restore the ability of a bacterium to form floc, a type of biofilm.) has protein sequence MKWSCRISLKWTVVPTTLLILMSFTVRAHASAYADAVLADGPIGYWNLDQEGGAGTVAPNLGTLGEDGNGEFFGDDIAGAAGPDLPGLPDNKAIRLDFGIDISGVEVVEPILDDLSAFTLEGWINPEEAELSNRAGLFGQDNAIEFGFIGPNDVHFWAELPDGGDVHINSLYEFDNEEWHHIALTSDGETGESYFYVDGEEQELQQDNTMPLEDLDKESFGISGNPFNIGGGPIFGGDTQFVGSIDEVSVFDKALTEEQVLAHYMAAIEGGGDPADRLDDGSLTDTTERVNYVHDVLGTWMGDANLDGEFNSSDLVQVFSFAKYESGDSAGWAEGDFSGDSFFNSSDLVAAFSDAGYEQGARGVAVVPEPTAGLLLIVGAVQLLLFRRRKSA, from the coding sequence ATGAAGTGGTCTTGTCGTATCTCACTGAAGTGGACGGTCGTCCCAACTACGCTCTTGATTCTGATGTCGTTCACGGTCCGTGCGCACGCCAGTGCCTATGCTGATGCCGTGTTGGCCGATGGTCCAATCGGATACTGGAATCTTGATCAAGAAGGTGGTGCGGGTACCGTTGCACCGAATCTTGGCACATTGGGTGAGGATGGAAACGGGGAGTTCTTCGGTGATGACATCGCTGGAGCTGCCGGTCCTGATCTTCCAGGACTACCCGACAACAAAGCGATCAGGCTCGACTTTGGTATCGATATTTCTGGTGTTGAGGTTGTCGAGCCGATTCTTGACGATCTTAGTGCGTTCACGCTGGAGGGATGGATCAATCCTGAAGAAGCGGAACTCTCCAATCGCGCTGGGCTATTCGGACAAGACAACGCGATTGAGTTTGGATTCATTGGGCCCAACGATGTTCACTTTTGGGCTGAGTTACCCGACGGTGGTGACGTGCACATCAACTCGTTGTATGAGTTTGACAATGAAGAATGGCATCACATTGCTTTGACCTCAGATGGTGAAACTGGGGAAAGCTATTTTTACGTCGACGGTGAAGAGCAAGAGCTCCAGCAGGATAACACGATGCCGTTGGAGGACTTGGACAAGGAGAGCTTCGGTATCTCCGGCAATCCCTTTAATATTGGTGGTGGTCCGATCTTTGGTGGTGACACGCAATTTGTGGGCTCGATTGACGAAGTATCCGTATTCGACAAAGCCCTAACCGAGGAACAAGTATTGGCTCACTATATGGCCGCCATCGAAGGCGGCGGAGATCCGGCTGATCGCCTCGACGATGGTTCGCTGACCGATACCACCGAGCGTGTCAACTATGTACACGATGTGTTGGGTACATGGATGGGCGACGCCAATCTTGATGGCGAATTCAACAGCTCGGACCTCGTCCAAGTGTTTTCCTTTGCCAAATACGAAAGCGGAGATTCAGCAGGCTGGGCTGAAGGCGATTTTAGTGGTGACAGCTTCTTCAACAGCTCGGACCTCGTCGCAGCCTTTAGTGACGCCGGTTACGAGCAAGGTGCCCGTGGCGTGGCAGTCGTTCCAGAACCTACGGCTGGTCTGCTGTTAATTGTTGGAGCAGTACAACTGTTGTTATTCCGACGTCGAAAATCAGCCTGA
- a CDS encoding ASPIC/UnbV domain-containing protein: protein MWRRVLSQSPTTADIDGENAVRTARYLAGWKSLGALIHSGRSLSGHERNCCFLNTRGSRFANVSSAAGLDHDADSRGLALVDWDGDGDLDLWTVNRTSPRIRYLQNDLGAKSHFLAIKLRGIRCNRDAIGARVELIFQDDATEKFVRRVSAGEGFVSQSSKWLHFGLGDRKDIDRIIVHWPGGESEEIKGVSVDQRYEIVQGDGRATPWVTNPPVLTPVEPSPQTVAGAATRIRLARRLPLPKLQIVSFDGQIAPLEFSGKPVVINLWASWCQPCVQELSEWQKYSHKFEEIGVDIFALNVELAAKDSTMDLDQIRDAWNQLGFPFTGLAVDVEGLEVLEAIERVMTLKQEPLPIPSSFLLDGSGNLVAVYKGPVSAEQLIQDLQQLDQSQNDSRDGAVPFQGKWYTDEFPPDLIAIPMQMVGLGRGQAAYDYLEQCVIPDEKVGSVDAWVQLGVTNHKLVKLLHDVAKLLIQDGKNDQAVNAYRWALRYDPNSWPTNVELSALLIRLDRSADALAQNRKMSQLRKGHPLPWNNIAWVMATSADPKIRDATKAVDLAEKICRATQFKEPTALDTLAVAYAAAGRFEDARQTARKAIAQADLLGNPRVVKTIRSHLEFFEADRPFEQN, encoded by the coding sequence ATGTGGCGGCGGGTTCTGTCGCAATCGCCTACGACTGCTGATATCGATGGTGAAAATGCTGTTCGCACCGCCCGGTACTTGGCCGGTTGGAAGTCGCTTGGCGCACTGATCCACAGTGGGCGATCGTTGAGCGGACACGAACGCAACTGTTGTTTTCTCAATACGCGAGGCTCCCGGTTCGCAAACGTATCGTCCGCTGCCGGTCTGGATCATGATGCCGATTCAAGAGGCTTGGCGTTGGTTGATTGGGATGGCGATGGAGATCTCGATCTGTGGACGGTCAATCGGACCAGTCCTCGAATTCGTTATCTGCAAAATGATCTCGGCGCGAAATCGCATTTTCTTGCGATCAAGCTGCGAGGCATTCGCTGTAATCGGGATGCGATCGGCGCTCGGGTAGAGCTGATCTTTCAGGATGATGCAACCGAAAAATTTGTGCGTCGGGTTTCGGCTGGCGAGGGTTTTGTTTCCCAGTCCAGTAAATGGCTGCACTTCGGCCTGGGTGACCGGAAAGATATTGATCGCATTATCGTCCATTGGCCCGGCGGTGAAAGCGAGGAAATAAAAGGAGTCTCGGTTGATCAACGCTATGAGATTGTGCAGGGTGATGGACGAGCCACGCCCTGGGTTACGAATCCTCCTGTTCTTACTCCAGTGGAACCCTCACCTCAGACAGTTGCTGGTGCAGCGACTCGCATCCGGTTGGCCAGACGTCTTCCATTGCCGAAATTGCAAATCGTTTCCTTCGACGGCCAAATCGCTCCCCTTGAGTTTTCAGGTAAACCGGTTGTGATCAACTTGTGGGCCAGTTGGTGTCAGCCCTGCGTGCAAGAACTGAGTGAGTGGCAGAAATATTCGCACAAATTTGAGGAGATCGGAGTCGATATCTTTGCTTTGAATGTTGAACTGGCTGCCAAAGACTCGACCATGGATCTTGACCAGATTCGAGACGCCTGGAATCAATTGGGATTTCCCTTTACCGGTCTTGCTGTCGACGTGGAGGGACTCGAGGTCTTGGAAGCGATTGAACGTGTCATGACGTTGAAACAAGAACCCTTGCCGATCCCATCCAGCTTTCTCTTAGATGGGAGTGGTAATTTGGTTGCCGTCTATAAGGGTCCGGTATCAGCCGAACAACTGATCCAGGATTTGCAGCAACTTGATCAGTCACAGAATGATTCACGAGATGGCGCTGTACCCTTTCAAGGGAAATGGTACACGGATGAGTTTCCGCCGGATCTGATTGCGATTCCAATGCAAATGGTTGGACTGGGACGCGGGCAGGCAGCCTATGACTATCTTGAGCAGTGCGTCATTCCGGACGAAAAGGTCGGTTCCGTAGACGCCTGGGTTCAACTGGGTGTAACCAATCACAAACTCGTGAAATTGTTGCACGATGTGGCAAAGCTGTTGATTCAGGATGGAAAGAATGACCAGGCCGTTAACGCCTATCGTTGGGCACTCCGATATGATCCCAACTCTTGGCCGACAAATGTCGAATTATCGGCGTTGTTGATTCGCCTGGATCGCTCAGCAGATGCGCTGGCGCAAAACCGAAAGATGAGCCAGTTGCGGAAAGGACATCCGTTGCCATGGAACAATATCGCTTGGGTGATGGCCACCAGCGCAGACCCAAAAATTCGTGATGCCACCAAAGCCGTTGATCTGGCCGAAAAAATCTGCCGAGCAACCCAATTTAAAGAACCGACAGCCCTCGATACGTTGGCAGTGGCCTATGCGGCTGCTGGTCGTTTCGAAGATGCGCGCCAGACCGCACGGAAAGCGATCGCTCAAGCCGATTTGTTGGGGAATCCACGAGTTGTGAAAACGATTCGTTCGCATCTGGAATTCTTTGAGGCTGACCGACCGTTTGAACAGAATTGA